From Micromonospora echinospora, one genomic window encodes:
- a CDS encoding M23 family metallopeptidase, giving the protein MVCQDGRVLPRLIGYGSTRPVLLLLVPVLLAGCATSRPVSAPSASAPVGSWSPTGSAPASPPVATGTPTVRPAPTATGLRYAFPVRSRKVGYHPTHSAYPGTDIFADCGEPVVAVTDGEILEVSRVDRFDPDGPKGPNNGGLSVSLLGDDGVRYYGSHLSVVADGVDAGVRVRSGQQLGLVGRTGNANNVCHLHFGISPPCPGKDGWWIRRGVVWPARYLDAWRRGVDREPAAEVRAWHRKHGCPPAPTSAN; this is encoded by the coding sequence GTGGTCTGCCAGGATGGTCGGGTGTTGCCGCGACTGATCGGGTATGGGTCCACGCGGCCGGTTCTGCTGCTGCTCGTGCCGGTGCTGCTGGCCGGATGCGCGACCTCCCGGCCGGTGAGCGCTCCGTCGGCGTCGGCACCGGTCGGGTCGTGGTCGCCGACCGGGTCCGCCCCGGCATCGCCGCCGGTGGCGACCGGGACGCCGACCGTCCGTCCCGCGCCGACGGCCACCGGTCTGCGGTACGCCTTCCCGGTGCGGTCACGCAAGGTCGGCTACCACCCGACCCACTCGGCGTATCCGGGCACGGACATCTTCGCCGACTGCGGCGAGCCGGTGGTCGCGGTGACCGACGGCGAGATCCTCGAGGTGAGTCGGGTGGACCGCTTCGACCCGGACGGGCCGAAGGGGCCGAACAACGGCGGCCTCTCGGTGTCGCTGCTCGGGGACGACGGTGTGCGGTACTACGGCTCCCACCTCAGCGTGGTCGCCGACGGGGTGGACGCGGGGGTCCGTGTCCGGTCCGGGCAGCAGCTCGGCCTGGTGGGTCGGACGGGCAACGCGAACAACGTCTGCCACCTGCACTTCGGCATCTCGCCGCCCTGCCCGGGGAAGGACGGCTGGTGGATCCGGCGGGGCGTGGTCTGGCCGGCGCGTTATCTGGACGCCTGGCGGCGCGGGGTCGACCGGGAGCCGGCCGCCGAGGTGCGGGCCTGGCATCGCAAGCACGGCTGCCCACCCGCCCCCACCTCGGCGAACTGA
- a CDS encoding tRNA adenosine deaminase-associated protein produces MSYFAAAAVRDAGGWTAAEVNLRGVTDLDEVAERLRDVEPDADLSLLFVEADDAYLVVLRLDEGEDLRVFGSDSAYAEESQLGSVLVGDLKAPDLDDVGDVRRTTGGGESDQPAVDPEADPVGDADLLDDLGIPAQRLVTLCTREGMLPADVTAEVCQVLGCADEVEELREV; encoded by the coding sequence GTGTCGTACTTCGCTGCGGCCGCAGTACGGGACGCGGGCGGCTGGACCGCCGCCGAGGTGAACCTGCGGGGCGTCACGGATCTCGACGAGGTGGCCGAGCGCCTGCGGGACGTCGAGCCCGACGCCGACCTGTCCCTGCTCTTCGTCGAGGCCGACGACGCGTACCTGGTGGTGCTGCGCCTGGACGAGGGGGAGGACCTGCGGGTCTTCGGCTCCGACTCGGCGTACGCCGAGGAGTCTCAGCTCGGGTCGGTGCTGGTCGGCGACCTGAAGGCCCCCGACCTGGACGACGTCGGCGACGTGCGGCGGACGACCGGCGGCGGGGAGAGCGACCAGCCGGCGGTCGACCCCGAGGCCGACCCGGTCGGGGACGCCGACCTCCTCGACGACCTGGGCATCCCCGCGCAGCGGCTGGTCACCCTCTGCACCCGGGAGGGGATGCTCCCCGCCGACGTCACCGCCGAGGTGTGTCAGGTGCTCGGCTGTGCCGACGAGGTCGAGGAGCTGCGCGAGGTGTGA
- a CDS encoding nucleoside deaminase, translated as MRRALAVAVTGPDTPTAAPVGADDIPVGAVLYDPNGVELAVGRNERELTGDPTAHAEVLALRRGAQRLGHWRLDGCTLVVTLEPCTMCAGALVLARVSTVVFGAWEPKTGAAGSLWDVLRDRRLNHRPEVYGGILETESAALLRAFFR; from the coding sequence ATGCGCCGCGCGCTGGCGGTCGCCGTCACCGGCCCGGACACCCCGACCGCGGCTCCGGTCGGCGCGGACGACATCCCGGTCGGCGCAGTGCTCTACGACCCGAACGGCGTCGAACTGGCCGTCGGGCGCAACGAGCGGGAACTGACCGGCGACCCGACCGCGCACGCCGAGGTGCTGGCCCTGCGCCGGGGCGCGCAGCGGCTCGGACACTGGCGGTTGGACGGCTGCACCCTGGTGGTGACCCTGGAACCGTGCACGATGTGCGCGGGCGCGTTGGTGCTGGCCCGGGTGTCGACGGTGGTCTTCGGGGCCTGGGAGCCGAAGACCGGGGCGGCCGGTTCGCTCTGGGACGTGCTGCGTGACCGCCGGCTCAACCACCGGCCCGAGGTGTACGGCGGCATCCTGGAGACCGAGTCCGCCGCCCTGCTGCGCGCCTTCTTCCGCTGA
- the deoD gene encoding purine-nucleoside phosphorylase yields MSVHIGAKPGEIAERVLMPGDPLRAKWIAETYLEDATCYSTVRGMLGFTGRWNGVEVSVQGSGMGMPSASIYAHELINEYGVRSLIRVGSCGALAEDLKLRDVIAANGSATDSNMNRVRFDGLIDYAPVADFGLLRTSVEIAERRGVPMRVGPVLAADAFYTDRPDLYDRLADYGVLAVEMESAALYTIAARFRARALTVLTVSDHIKTGEKSTSADREQTFSQMVEIALDTIVA; encoded by the coding sequence ATGAGTGTGCACATCGGCGCGAAGCCGGGAGAGATCGCCGAACGGGTCCTGATGCCGGGCGACCCGCTGCGGGCCAAGTGGATCGCGGAGACCTACCTCGAGGACGCCACGTGCTACTCGACGGTCCGGGGCATGCTGGGCTTCACCGGGCGCTGGAACGGCGTGGAGGTGTCCGTCCAGGGCTCCGGCATGGGCATGCCGTCGGCCTCGATCTACGCCCACGAGCTGATCAACGAGTACGGCGTACGGTCGTTGATCCGGGTGGGCTCCTGCGGTGCCCTCGCCGAGGACCTGAAGCTGCGGGACGTGATCGCGGCGAACGGCTCGGCCACCGACTCGAACATGAACCGGGTGCGTTTCGACGGGCTCATCGACTACGCCCCGGTCGCCGACTTCGGGCTGCTGCGCACCTCGGTCGAGATCGCCGAGCGGCGCGGCGTACCGATGCGGGTGGGACCGGTGCTGGCGGCGGACGCCTTCTACACCGACCGGCCGGACCTCTACGACCGGCTCGCCGACTACGGCGTGCTGGCGGTGGAGATGGAGTCGGCGGCGCTCTACACCATCGCCGCCCGGTTCCGGGCCCGTGCCCTCACCGTGCTGACGGTCAGCGACCACATCAAGACCGGCGAGAAGAGCACCTCCGCCGACCGGGAGCAGACCTTCTCCCAGATGGTCGAGATCGCTCTCGACACGATCGTCGCCTGA
- a CDS encoding transcriptional regulator: MTDPVDTPAPQETESPHPATALDDVVHQRIRLGILTIAHEARRVEFGYLRTHLELTAGNLSKHLSVLETAGLVQIEKGYAGRRGRTWITLTAAGNTALAEEIARLKQLIARVDPTAGQ; this comes from the coding sequence GTGACCGACCCCGTCGACACCCCGGCGCCACAGGAGACCGAGTCCCCGCATCCGGCCACCGCGCTCGACGACGTGGTGCACCAGCGGATCCGGCTCGGCATCCTCACCATCGCGCACGAGGCCCGTCGGGTGGAGTTCGGCTACCTGCGCACACACCTGGAGCTGACCGCCGGCAACCTCTCCAAGCACCTGAGCGTGCTGGAGACAGCCGGCCTGGTCCAGATCGAGAAGGGCTACGCCGGCCGGCGCGGCCGGACCTGGATCACCCTCACCGCCGCCGGTAACACCGCGCTCGCCGAAGAGATCGCGCGCCTGAAGCAGCTCATCGCCCGCGTCGACCCGACAGCCGGACAGTAG
- a CDS encoding ABC transporter permease, with protein MSTMSYALTDSATMLRRNLRRMVRYPSMTVTLVGMPVVFLLLFVYVFGGTLGAGLGGPSGGRAEYVNYVTPAIILMTITAAVQGTSISVTMDMTEGIVDRFRTMAIARVSVLTGHVIGSLVQTMLSIAVVVGVALLVGFRPSAGPGEWLALTGVLVMMAFAFIWLSVAFGLASKTVESSSNVGLPLVLLPFLGSGFVPTDSMPTALRWFAEYQPFTPLIETIRGLLMGTPIGNSAVVAIGWCVVITLGGYLWSKKLFNRESTR; from the coding sequence ATGAGCACCATGTCGTACGCACTGACCGACTCGGCGACGATGCTGCGCCGCAACCTCCGGCGCATGGTGCGCTACCCGTCCATGACGGTGACGCTCGTCGGCATGCCGGTCGTCTTCCTGCTGCTGTTCGTCTACGTCTTCGGCGGCACACTCGGCGCCGGACTCGGCGGCCCCTCCGGCGGACGGGCGGAGTACGTCAACTACGTCACCCCCGCGATCATCCTGATGACGATCACCGCCGCGGTTCAGGGCACCTCCATCTCGGTCACCATGGACATGACCGAGGGCATCGTCGACCGGTTCCGCACCATGGCCATCGCCCGCGTCTCCGTCCTGACCGGACACGTCATCGGCAGCCTCGTCCAGACGATGCTCAGCATCGCGGTGGTCGTCGGCGTCGCACTGCTCGTCGGGTTCCGACCGTCGGCAGGTCCCGGCGAGTGGCTCGCCCTCACCGGCGTCCTGGTGATGATGGCCTTCGCCTTCATCTGGCTGTCGGTCGCGTTCGGGCTGGCCAGCAAGACCGTCGAGTCGTCGAGCAACGTCGGCCTGCCCCTGGTGCTGCTTCCGTTCCTCGGCAGCGGGTTCGTCCCGACCGACTCGATGCCCACCGCACTGCGCTGGTTCGCCGAGTACCAGCCGTTCACCCCGCTCATCGAGACCATCCGCGGTCTCCTGATGGGCACTCCGATCGGGAACAGTGCCGTCGTCGCCATCGGCTGGTGCGTCGTCATCACCCTCGGCGGCTACCTCTGGTCGAAGAAGCTGTTCAACCGCGAGTCCACCCGATGA
- a CDS encoding ATP-binding cassette domain-containing protein — protein sequence MTTPSQSAISVSGLRRSFGDHVVLDGIDLNVPRGTVFSLLGANGAGKTTTVKILSTLIRADGGSALIAGHDLATEPDAVRAAIGVTGQFSAVDNLLTGQENLTLMADLHHLGRAAGRRRVAELLDQFDLVDAARKPAVTYSGGMRRRLDLAMTLVGTPQVIFLDEPTTGLDPRSRRGMWQIVRRLVADGVTIFLTTQYLEEADELADRIAVLDHGRIVAEGTPDELKRRISGGHVLLRFAGLRDLESAARAVGQASRDSDALALRVPHDGSLRALKALLDRLDENAVEVDSLSVHTPDLDDVFLALTGKPENEKVATR from the coding sequence ATGACCACGCCATCCCAGTCGGCGATCTCGGTGAGCGGCCTGCGCAGGTCGTTCGGCGACCACGTCGTGCTCGACGGAATCGACCTGAACGTCCCACGGGGCACCGTCTTCTCGCTGCTCGGCGCGAACGGAGCGGGCAAGACCACCACGGTCAAGATCTTGTCCACGCTGATCCGTGCCGACGGGGGCAGCGCGTTGATCGCAGGTCACGACCTGGCCACCGAGCCCGACGCGGTCCGCGCTGCGATCGGGGTCACCGGCCAGTTCTCCGCAGTCGACAACCTGCTGACCGGCCAGGAGAACCTGACCCTGATGGCCGATCTGCACCACCTGGGCCGGGCGGCGGGCCGGCGCAGGGTCGCCGAACTGCTCGACCAGTTCGACCTGGTCGACGCGGCCAGGAAACCGGCCGTGACGTACTCCGGCGGCATGCGCAGACGGCTCGACCTCGCGATGACCCTGGTCGGCACACCCCAGGTGATCTTCCTGGACGAGCCGACCACCGGGTTGGACCCGCGCAGCCGCCGTGGCATGTGGCAGATCGTGCGGAGGTTGGTCGCGGACGGCGTCACCATCTTCCTCACCACGCAGTACCTGGAGGAGGCCGACGAACTCGCCGACCGTATCGCCGTCCTGGACCACGGCCGGATCGTCGCCGAAGGCACCCCGGACGAGCTCAAGCGTCGCATCTCCGGCGGTCACGTCCTGCTGCGGTTCGCCGGCCTCCGCGATCTCGAGTCCGCCGCGCGTGCTGTAGGCCAGGCGTCCCGCGACAGCGACGCGCTCGCCCTGCGGGTGCCGCACGACGGCAGCCTCCGTGCGCTGAAGGCCCTGCTCGACCGGCTCGACGAGAACGCGGTCGAGGTCGACTCGCTGAGCGTGCACACCCCCGACCTCGACGACGTCTTCCTCGCCCTCACCGGCAAGCCCGAGAACGAGAAGGTGGCCACCCGATGA
- a CDS encoding DUF4097 family beta strand repeat-containing protein translates to MPVFATPDPISVTIELSAGDVRLVASDRTDTVVEVRPSDESHDSDVKAAQQTRVEYADGALTVRGPKSRVFDFSKRTRSVSVLVELPAGSSVHGDVSAGDFHSTGVLGECRIKTSLGHFRLDRTGQLRLDTSAGHVTVDTVVGDAEVATGSGHVRLGEIGGAAVIKNSNGNTDVGTVTGELRARAANGDISVGRADAGVEAKTSNGTIRIGRAARDSVTLTTAAGDLEIGVAAGTAAWLDLKTGYGRVHNALDDLGPGPEKSEETVEVRAHTTFGDITVRRS, encoded by the coding sequence ATGCCTGTTTTCGCCACCCCGGATCCGATTTCCGTCACGATCGAACTCTCTGCCGGCGACGTGCGGCTCGTCGCCAGCGACCGCACCGACACCGTCGTCGAGGTACGGCCGAGCGACGAGTCCCACGACTCCGACGTGAAGGCCGCGCAGCAGACCCGCGTCGAGTACGCCGACGGCGCGTTGACCGTGCGCGGGCCGAAGTCCCGGGTGTTCGACTTCTCCAAGAGAACCAGGTCGGTATCCGTACTCGTCGAACTTCCCGCTGGCTCGTCGGTGCACGGTGACGTGTCGGCCGGCGACTTCCACAGCACCGGCGTGCTGGGGGAATGCCGGATCAAGACGTCACTCGGACACTTCCGGCTCGACCGGACCGGCCAGCTCCGCCTGGACACCTCCGCCGGTCACGTCACGGTCGACACGGTCGTCGGGGACGCCGAGGTCGCCACCGGCAGCGGACACGTCCGCCTCGGCGAGATCGGCGGAGCCGCGGTCATCAAGAACTCCAACGGCAACACCGACGTCGGCACCGTCACCGGCGAACTGCGTGCGCGTGCGGCGAACGGCGACATCTCCGTCGGACGGGCCGATGCCGGAGTGGAGGCCAAGACCTCCAACGGAACCATCCGCATCGGCAGGGCCGCGCGCGACTCGGTGACGCTGACCACCGCGGCCGGCGACCTGGAGATCGGCGTCGCCGCCGGCACCGCCGCGTGGCTCGACCTGAAGACCGGGTACGGGCGGGTGCACAACGCCCTGGACGACCTCGGCCCGGGACCGGAGAAGTCCGAGGAGACCGTCGAGGTCCGCGCGCACACCACCTTCGGCGACATCACCGTCCGCCGTTCCTGA
- a CDS encoding ribbon-helix-helix protein, CopG family encodes MDLNPYVASLGRELLTAVETGGDDGTALIERLTVSMESAIRLALLEALSAAADEITRELAPGSVQVRLRGRDPEFVVTPHLVAQPMEHTTDRGAVPADDAVTGFEDGATARINVRLPEQLKAAVEEAAGKEGRSVNAWLVRAASAALRASERDHGSGRRDKPSAQRYTGWAR; translated from the coding sequence ATGGACTTGAACCCGTACGTGGCATCTCTCGGTCGTGAGCTGCTGACGGCTGTGGAGACCGGCGGTGACGACGGCACCGCGTTGATCGAGCGGTTGACTGTGTCGATGGAGTCGGCGATCCGGCTCGCCCTGCTCGAAGCACTGTCGGCCGCCGCCGACGAGATCACCAGGGAGTTGGCTCCCGGTTCGGTCCAGGTTCGCCTGCGCGGCCGTGACCCGGAGTTCGTCGTGACGCCTCACCTCGTGGCGCAGCCGATGGAACACACCACCGACCGGGGCGCGGTGCCGGCCGACGATGCCGTGACGGGCTTCGAAGACGGTGCCACGGCGCGCATCAACGTCCGTCTTCCGGAACAGCTCAAGGCCGCGGTCGAGGAAGCGGCTGGCAAGGAGGGCCGGTCGGTCAACGCGTGGCTGGTGCGTGCCGCCTCGGCCGCACTGCGAGCCTCGGAGCGCGACCACGGCTCCGGCCGGCGCGACAAGCCCAGCGCGCAGCGCTACACCGGTTGGGCGCGTTAG
- a CDS encoding GNAT family N-acetyltransferase, with translation MEFEVRRIGPESTAEAASVLADAFDGYPWTAWTVAADRHRERLEAMFALTVDAVGLPYGDVWGAMGSDGRLVAVAVWLRPDRPVPDEVWAGVAARDAELAGDRHPAMLAADAVCASLRSTEPAFLLATVGVRRTCQGRGLGSRVLRPGLAEADQAHLPAVLETSSTQNVQLYQRLGFTVTGEAQVPGGGPRVWAMRRPASQSE, from the coding sequence ATGGAGTTTGAGGTACGCCGGATCGGACCGGAGTCGACCGCCGAAGCGGCGTCCGTGCTCGCGGACGCCTTCGACGGCTACCCCTGGACCGCCTGGACGGTGGCCGCGGACCGGCACCGGGAGCGGCTGGAGGCGATGTTCGCACTGACCGTCGACGCGGTCGGGTTGCCCTACGGTGACGTCTGGGGGGCGATGGGGTCCGACGGCAGGCTGGTCGCGGTGGCGGTCTGGCTGCGCCCGGACCGGCCGGTGCCGGACGAGGTCTGGGCCGGTGTCGCCGCCCGGGACGCGGAACTGGCCGGCGACCGGCACCCGGCGATGCTCGCCGCCGACGCGGTCTGCGCCTCGCTACGGTCGACCGAGCCGGCGTTCCTGCTGGCCACCGTCGGGGTGCGCCGGACCTGTCAGGGTCGAGGGCTGGGCAGCCGGGTGCTGCGGCCCGGCCTGGCGGAGGCGGACCAGGCTCACCTGCCGGCGGTGCTGGAGACGTCGTCGACGCAGAACGTGCAGCTCTACCAGCGGCTCGGCTTCACCGTGACGGGGGAGGCCCAGGTTCCTGGCGGCGGCCCCCGGGTCTGGGCGATGCGCCGCCCGGCCAGCCAATCGGAGTGA
- a CDS encoding NAD-dependent epimerase/dehydratase family protein codes for MRVVVLGGTEFIGRRVVERLVGRHDEVVVVHRGRTEPEDLPDCGHLHVDRRDFAEVADRVRGFAPDAVVDSYALTRADADSVLPYLPDVPLVLLSSVDVYRVWELLLADDDTPLPAPVTEDAPLRRGRFPYRGQGTGLDDYDKLDVEPAYLARGGTVLRLGMVYGRHDQQRREEFVLRRVRAGRARIPVGAGDALITRLHVDDVAGAVLAALDRPESARGELFNLGEAVTYPVRGWLRLILDAAGHDAELVRVPDERVPDDLWLTRRLAQHVLVDSGKAGRLLGWRPADPATAVARSVRWHLDHPPADAPADFTADDRALAG; via the coding sequence ATGCGGGTCGTGGTGCTGGGTGGTACGGAGTTCATCGGGCGGCGGGTGGTCGAGCGGCTGGTCGGGCGGCACGACGAGGTCGTGGTGGTCCACCGGGGCCGGACGGAGCCCGAGGACCTCCCCGACTGCGGGCACCTGCACGTCGACCGGCGCGACTTCGCCGAGGTCGCCGACCGGGTGCGCGGGTTCGCGCCGGACGCCGTGGTCGACTCGTACGCCCTCACCCGGGCGGACGCCGACTCGGTCCTGCCGTACCTGCCCGACGTGCCCCTGGTGCTGCTCTCCAGCGTGGACGTCTACCGAGTCTGGGAGTTGCTCCTCGCCGACGACGACACCCCGCTGCCGGCGCCGGTCACCGAGGACGCGCCGCTGCGGCGGGGGCGCTTCCCGTACCGGGGGCAGGGCACCGGGCTGGACGACTACGACAAGCTCGACGTCGAGCCGGCGTACCTGGCCCGGGGCGGCACCGTACTCCGCCTCGGCATGGTCTACGGCCGGCACGACCAGCAGCGACGGGAGGAGTTCGTGCTGCGACGGGTCCGGGCGGGGCGTGCCCGGATCCCGGTCGGCGCGGGCGACGCCCTGATCACCCGCCTGCACGTCGACGACGTGGCCGGGGCGGTGCTCGCCGCTCTCGACCGGCCGGAGTCGGCCCGGGGCGAGCTGTTCAACCTGGGTGAGGCGGTCACCTATCCGGTACGGGGCTGGCTGCGGCTGATCCTGGACGCGGCCGGGCACGATGCCGAACTGGTTCGGGTGCCCGACGAGCGGGTGCCGGACGACCTGTGGTTGACCCGGCGGCTGGCCCAGCACGTGCTCGTCGACAGCGGCAAGGCCGGTCGGCTGCTGGGCTGGCGACCGGCGGATCCGGCGACGGCGGTGGCCCGTTCGGTGCGCTGGCACCTGGACCATCCGCCGGCGGACGCTCCGGCCGACTTCACCGCCGACGATCGCGCACTCGCCGGTTGA
- a CDS encoding NAD(P)/FAD-dependent oxidoreductase, with the protein MREYYDVVIMGGGPAGSTLGALIAQRTDLRIAIFDREVFPREHIGESFAHPVVPALQESGALAKVLASPCWVKKFGGIFSWDPERPSIARFDDVLFERDGVHRWTMHVNRAEFDHILLDHAADVGVDVFQGVSVTAYEPDGRGGLVRLGDDRAVRAGYFVDASGRQSSVSAARNKRGWLSNFKNIAIWQHFTNCGQTQNLVADWNIFTADNLSPIGCFAFRDGWCWYIPVPKVIDGRRVLTHSIGIVTNPAVLREPDRDFTDQKTFLETVRQVPYLKELIGDAVPVADNMLTATNYSRVSEEFADYDERHLLVGDAAFFVDPLFSSGVAVALTQAATAALLLQKTTDGSLDETDQRQLWLDYNAKWHGTAETFALMIDQWYHAIAKNNPGSIYWNTRGTGADLGIREQTFDALLNTAFQPALLEVMTHGSRKVEDLDAAGPYLAASALAEPADLTDDAVVALAPTTAIRDSVTFVVPGFKATNPPANVQLPPVILDGMADYWRNPITNAASAPSPLRDTIPCRRIYSTDDPHGTTIDADPQRDGVDELWALLSGGPVKYGEIAARLSPPQTRLVKRMCVTGFLQINPAT; encoded by the coding sequence GTGCGGGAGTACTACGACGTCGTGATCATGGGCGGTGGCCCGGCCGGGTCCACCCTCGGCGCCCTGATCGCCCAACGCACCGATCTGCGAATTGCGATCTTCGACCGGGAGGTCTTTCCCCGCGAGCACATCGGCGAGTCCTTCGCCCACCCCGTTGTTCCCGCGCTACAGGAGAGCGGCGCGCTGGCCAAGGTCCTCGCCAGCCCCTGCTGGGTGAAGAAGTTCGGTGGCATCTTCTCCTGGGACCCGGAACGGCCCAGCATCGCCCGCTTCGACGACGTGCTGTTCGAGCGGGACGGCGTGCACCGGTGGACGATGCACGTCAACCGGGCCGAGTTCGACCACATCCTGCTGGACCACGCGGCGGACGTGGGCGTGGACGTGTTCCAGGGTGTGTCGGTGACGGCGTACGAGCCGGACGGGCGCGGGGGCCTGGTGCGGCTGGGCGACGACCGGGCGGTGCGTGCCGGTTATTTCGTGGACGCCTCGGGGCGGCAGAGCAGCGTCTCGGCGGCCCGCAACAAGCGCGGCTGGCTCTCCAACTTCAAGAACATCGCGATCTGGCAGCACTTCACCAACTGCGGCCAGACCCAGAACCTCGTCGCGGACTGGAACATCTTCACCGCGGACAACCTCTCCCCGATCGGCTGCTTCGCCTTCCGCGACGGCTGGTGCTGGTACATCCCGGTGCCGAAGGTCATCGACGGCCGGCGGGTCCTGACCCACTCGATCGGCATCGTGACGAACCCGGCCGTGCTCCGGGAACCGGATCGCGACTTCACCGACCAGAAGACCTTCCTGGAAACGGTGCGCCAGGTGCCGTACCTCAAGGAATTGATCGGTGATGCCGTGCCGGTCGCCGACAACATGTTGACCGCCACCAACTACTCCCGGGTCAGCGAGGAGTTCGCCGACTACGACGAGCGGCACCTGCTCGTCGGCGACGCCGCGTTCTTCGTGGACCCGCTCTTCTCCTCGGGCGTCGCGGTGGCCCTGACCCAGGCGGCGACCGCCGCCCTGCTGTTGCAGAAGACGACCGACGGCAGTCTCGACGAGACCGACCAGCGCCAGCTGTGGCTGGACTACAACGCGAAGTGGCACGGCACCGCAGAGACGTTCGCGCTGATGATCGACCAGTGGTACCACGCCATCGCGAAGAACAACCCGGGCAGCATCTACTGGAACACCCGTGGCACGGGGGCTGACCTCGGTATCCGTGAGCAGACCTTCGACGCGCTGCTCAACACCGCCTTCCAGCCGGCGTTGCTGGAGGTCATGACACACGGCAGCCGGAAGGTCGAGGACCTGGACGCGGCCGGCCCGTACCTGGCGGCGAGCGCCCTCGCCGAGCCGGCCGACCTCACCGACGACGCGGTCGTCGCGCTGGCCCCCACCACGGCGATCCGCGACAGCGTCACGTTCGTCGTGCCGGGCTTCAAGGCGACCAACCCACCCGCGAACGTCCAGCTCCCGCCCGTGATCCTCGACGGGATGGCGGACTACTGGCGCAACCCCATCACCAACGCCGCCTCGGCACCGTCGCCGCTGCGGGACACGATCCCGTGCCGGCGGATCTACTCCACCGACGACCCCCACGGCACCACCATCGACGCCGACCCGCAGCGGGACGGGGTGGACGAGCTGTGGGCCCTGTTGAGCGGCGGCCCGGTCAAGTACGGCGAGATCGCTGCCCGCCTCAGCCCGCCGCAGACGCGTCTGGTGAAGCGGATGTGCGTCACCGGCTTCCTCCAGATCAACCCAGCCACCTGA
- a CDS encoding TetR/AcrR family transcriptional regulator, translating to MTERRLPPVVARLWGREASPRYGPRPSLDLGTIVDAAIRIADRDGLEGVKMSSVAAEVGMATMSLYRYVGSKDQLLIVMADAASPEPPALHDRGWRTYLADWTRANRDFLLSRPWLLALGQHTPPAGPRSLRWLDRAIAALADTGLGYGERLHIAATLSGYAIRQAALAHALNRTTDATDSMVGLAEYADVLGQVLDPDGYPELTAAVRANAFGVSEEWVDDADFTFGLDLLLDGIQALIARGSR from the coding sequence GTGACGGAACGCAGACTTCCCCCCGTGGTGGCCCGCCTGTGGGGCCGCGAGGCCAGCCCGAGGTACGGCCCCCGGCCCAGCCTTGACCTGGGAACAATCGTCGACGCCGCGATTCGGATCGCCGACCGCGACGGCCTGGAGGGGGTGAAGATGAGCAGCGTCGCCGCCGAAGTCGGGATGGCGACAATGTCCCTGTACCGCTACGTCGGCAGCAAGGATCAACTGCTGATCGTGATGGCAGACGCGGCCTCGCCCGAACCACCGGCGCTCCACGACCGGGGCTGGCGTACCTACCTGGCCGACTGGACCCGGGCCAACCGGGACTTCCTGCTCAGCCGGCCCTGGTTGCTGGCACTCGGCCAGCACACGCCGCCCGCCGGACCTCGGTCGCTGCGCTGGCTCGACCGCGCGATCGCCGCACTCGCCGACACCGGCCTCGGCTACGGCGAGCGGCTCCACATCGCGGCCACCCTCTCGGGCTACGCCATCCGGCAGGCAGCCCTGGCCCACGCCCTGAACCGCACGACCGACGCCACCGACTCGATGGTGGGGCTGGCCGAGTACGCCGACGTCCTCGGGCAGGTTCTCGACCCGGACGGTTACCCGGAGCTGACCGCCGCCGTACGCGCGAACGCGTTCGGCGTCTCCGAGGAGTGGGTCGACGACGCCGACTTCACCTTCGGGCTCGATCTGCTCCTCGACGGCATCCAGGCACTCATCGCCCGTGGGAGCAGATGA